In Flavobacterium gelatinilyticum, a genomic segment contains:
- a CDS encoding NADH-quinone oxidoreductase subunit B → MSDSKVNMVSPPEGLVGEGFFATKLNDVVGLARANSLWPLPFATSCCGIEFMATMASHYDLARFGSERVSFSPRQADMLLVMGTISKKMAPILRQVYEQMSEPRWVVAVGACASSGGVFDTYSVLQGIDKVIPVDVYVPGCPPRPEQIVDGVMRLQELVKSESVRRRSSPEYQELLASYNIS, encoded by the coding sequence ATGAGCGATTCAAAAGTAAATATGGTGTCACCTCCGGAAGGTCTTGTTGGAGAAGGTTTCTTCGCTACAAAACTTAATGACGTTGTAGGTCTGGCACGCGCGAATTCTCTTTGGCCTTTACCTTTTGCAACATCTTGCTGCGGAATTGAGTTTATGGCAACAATGGCATCACATTACGATTTAGCACGATTTGGATCTGAGCGTGTAAGTTTCTCACCTCGTCAGGCAGATATGCTGTTAGTAATGGGAACCATCTCTAAAAAAATGGCACCAATCTTAAGACAGGTTTACGAGCAGATGTCTGAACCTCGCTGGGTAGTTGCAGTAGGAGCTTGTGCTTCATCTGGAGGTGTATTTGATACTTACTCGGTTCTTCAGGGAATTGACAAAGTTATCCCTGTTGACGTTTACGTTCCGGGATGTCCTCCAAGACCAGAGCAGATCGTTGACGGAGTAATGAGATTACAAGAATTGGTAAAAAGCGAATCTGTTAGACGCAGAAGCTCACCAGAATACCAGGAACTATTAGCTTCCTATAATATTTCATAA
- the nuoH gene encoding NADH-quinone oxidoreductase subunit NuoH produces the protein MESAFIIEKSVVIVVVFAITMIMAMYSTWAERKVAAFLQDRVGPNRAGWGGLLQPLADGMKLFSKEEFFPNTPNRFLFVVGPAIAMSTALMTSAVIPWGDRLHFFGRDIILQATDVNIALLYIFGVLSVGVYGIMIGGWASNNKFSLMGAVRAASQMVSYEIAMGLSMIALLMMTGTMSLKVISEQQAGMNWNVFYQPLSFLIFLICSFAETNRTPFDLAECENELIGGYHTEYSSMKMGFYLFAEYASMFISSTIISVLFFGGYNYPGMQWMVENVGVNTANLLGIAVLFVKICFFIFFYMWVRWTIPRFRYDQLMNLGWRILIPLSIINIMITGAVILRHDIAAALGF, from the coding sequence ATGGAAAGTGCATTTATTATAGAAAAGAGTGTTGTTATTGTTGTCGTTTTTGCGATCACAATGATTATGGCGATGTATTCTACCTGGGCTGAACGTAAAGTTGCAGCTTTCCTTCAGGATCGTGTAGGACCAAACCGCGCAGGATGGGGAGGTTTATTACAGCCGCTTGCCGATGGTATGAAATTATTCTCTAAAGAAGAATTTTTTCCAAACACGCCAAATAGATTTTTATTTGTTGTAGGACCGGCAATTGCCATGAGTACAGCCTTAATGACAAGTGCTGTAATTCCTTGGGGAGACAGACTTCATTTTTTTGGAAGAGACATTATACTTCAGGCAACTGATGTAAACATTGCTTTATTATACATTTTTGGTGTTCTTTCTGTTGGAGTTTACGGCATCATGATTGGTGGATGGGCTTCTAACAATAAATTTTCATTAATGGGAGCAGTTCGTGCCGCTTCTCAAATGGTTTCTTACGAAATCGCAATGGGATTGTCTATGATCGCTTTATTAATGATGACAGGAACGATGAGTTTGAAAGTAATTTCTGAACAGCAAGCCGGAATGAACTGGAATGTTTTCTATCAGCCATTATCTTTCTTAATTTTCTTAATCTGTTCATTTGCAGAAACGAACAGAACACCATTTGACTTAGCAGAATGTGAAAATGAGCTGATTGGAGGTTATCATACAGAATATTCATCAATGAAAATGGGATTCTATTTGTTTGCTGAATATGCAAGTATGTTCATCTCTTCAACAATTATCTCAGTATTGTTTTTTGGAGGATACAACTATCCTGGGATGCAGTGGATGGTAGAAAACGTTGGCGTTAATACAGCTAACTTATTAGGAATTGCAGTATTATTTGTAAAAATATGTTTCTTCATATTTTTCTACATGTGGGTACGCTGGACGATTCCTAGATTTAGATATGACCAGTTAATGAACTTAGGCTGGAGAATTTTAATTCCGCTTTCAATTATTAATATCATGATTACAGGTGCTGTTATATTAAGACACGATATCGCAGCAGCCTTAGGATTCTAA
- a CDS encoding NADH-quinone oxidoreductase subunit D, with amino-acid sequence MSELLLPPEHRYAKIIKERHNEDGSELSVLNLGPTHPATHGIFQNILLMDGERILEAEPTIGYIHRAFEKIAENRPFYQITPLTDRMNYCSSPINNMGWWMTVEKLLGIEVPKRAQYLRVIVMELARITDHIICNGILGVDTGAYTGFLYVFQFREKIYEIYEEICGARLTTNMGRIGGFERDWSPEVFKKLDKFMEEFPPVWQEFQNLFERNRIFLDRTVNVGGITAEKAMAYGFTGPNLRAAGIDYDVRVAQPYSSYEDFDFIVPVGKSGDTYDRFCVRNAEVWESLSIIRQALEKMPPGNEYHAEVPDYYLPPKEDVYNSMESLIYHFKIVMGEVPVPVAEIYHAVEGGNGELGFYLTTDGSRTPYRLHFRRPCFIYYQAFPEMIKGALLSDAIIILSSLNVIAGELDA; translated from the coding sequence ATGTCAGAACTATTACTACCACCAGAGCATCGTTATGCTAAAATAATTAAGGAGCGACACAATGAAGACGGAAGCGAGCTTTCGGTTCTTAACTTAGGTCCGACTCACCCGGCTACTCACGGTATTTTTCAAAATATCCTATTGATGGATGGTGAAAGAATTTTAGAAGCTGAACCAACTATTGGTTACATTCACAGAGCTTTTGAAAAAATCGCCGAAAATCGTCCTTTTTATCAAATCACACCTCTTACAGACCGTATGAACTATTGTTCCTCTCCTATCAACAATATGGGATGGTGGATGACAGTAGAAAAACTATTAGGTATTGAAGTTCCAAAAAGAGCGCAGTATTTAAGAGTTATCGTTATGGAGCTGGCTCGTATTACAGACCACATTATCTGTAACGGAATTCTAGGTGTAGATACCGGTGCGTATACTGGTTTCTTATACGTTTTTCAATTTAGAGAAAAAATCTACGAAATCTACGAAGAAATTTGTGGAGCCCGTTTGACTACAAATATGGGAAGAATCGGTGGTTTTGAAAGAGACTGGTCTCCAGAAGTTTTCAAAAAACTAGATAAATTCATGGAAGAATTCCCTCCGGTTTGGCAAGAATTCCAAAATCTGTTCGAAAGAAACAGAATTTTCCTTGACAGAACTGTAAACGTAGGCGGAATTACTGCCGAAAAAGCAATGGCTTACGGATTTACAGGACCAAACTTACGTGCAGCCGGTATCGATTACGACGTTCGTGTAGCACAGCCTTATTCATCTTACGAAGATTTTGACTTTATTGTTCCTGTTGGAAAATCAGGTGACACTTACGATCGTTTCTGTGTTCGTAATGCTGAAGTTTGGGAAAGTTTGAGCATTATTCGTCAGGCCTTAGAAAAAATGCCTCCAGGAAACGAATACCATGCAGAAGTTCCGGATTATTACCTTCCTCCAAAAGAAGATGTATATAATTCAATGGAATCCCTAATCTATCACTTTAAAATCGTTATGGGAGAAGTTCCTGTTCCGGTTGCCGAAATTTACCACGCTGTAGAAGGAGGAAATGGAGAATTAGGTTTCTATTTAACAACAGACGGAAGCAGAACTCCATACAGATTACATTTCAGAAGACCTTGTTTCATTTACTATCAGGCATTCCCGGAAATGATTAAAGGGGCATTACTTTCTGATGCAATTATCATTTTATCAAGTTTAAATGTAATTGCGGGCGAATTAGACGCGTAA
- a CDS encoding 2Fe-2S iron-sulfur cluster-binding protein — translation MKVTIDGQSIDVEPGTTILQAARMIGGDLVPPAMCYYSKLKGSGGKCRCCLVEVSKGSEADPRPMPKLMASCVTGCMDGMEVNSKSSARVTEARKSVTEFLLINHPLDCPICDQAGECDLQNLSFEHGNPKSRFIEEKRTFEPEDIGPNIQLHMNRCILCQRCVQVADQLTDNRVHGVLDRGDHANISTGISKAIDNEFSGNMIDVCPVGALTDKTFRFKSRVWFNKPYNAHRECTTPGCCGKTTVWMFGGEIQRVTGRKDEYHEVEEFICNSCRFDHKDVNDWVIEGPREFEKDSVINQNNYVTKLEKVEIDTEKNILLGRDIDRKKISMASIPLTDKDKK, via the coding sequence ATGAAAGTAACAATAGACGGTCAAAGTATAGACGTAGAGCCAGGAACAACGATCCTGCAGGCTGCACGTATGATTGGTGGAGATTTGGTGCCGCCAGCCATGTGCTATTACTCAAAATTAAAAGGCAGCGGCGGTAAATGTCGTTGTTGTTTAGTTGAAGTTTCGAAAGGAAGCGAAGCTGACCCAAGACCAATGCCAAAATTAATGGCATCTTGTGTAACAGGATGTATGGACGGAATGGAAGTAAACAGTAAATCTTCTGCCAGAGTTACGGAAGCACGTAAGTCTGTAACAGAATTTTTATTGATCAACCACCCATTAGACTGTCCTATTTGTGATCAGGCCGGTGAATGTGATCTTCAAAACTTAAGTTTTGAACACGGTAACCCAAAATCACGTTTTATTGAAGAAAAAAGAACGTTTGAGCCGGAAGATATCGGTCCAAATATTCAACTGCATATGAACCGTTGTATTTTATGCCAAAGATGTGTACAAGTTGCAGATCAATTGACAGACAACCGCGTTCACGGAGTATTAGACCGTGGTGACCACGCTAATATTTCTACCGGAATTTCTAAAGCAATCGACAATGAATTTTCAGGAAACATGATTGACGTTTGTCCGGTTGGAGCTTTAACAGACAAAACTTTCCGTTTTAAATCAAGAGTTTGGTTTAACAAACCTTACAACGCACACAGAGAATGTACAACTCCGGGATGCTGCGGTAAAACTACCGTTTGGATGTTTGGAGGTGAAATTCAACGTGTAACAGGCCGTAAAGACGAATACCATGAAGTTGAAGAATTCATCTGCAACAGCTGTCGTTTCGATCATAAAGATGTGAATGACTGGGTTATTGAGGGTCCAAGAGAATTTGAAAAAGATTCTGTAATCAACCAAAATAACTACGTTACGAAATTAGAGAAAGTTGAAATCGATACCGAAAAGAACATTCTTTTAGGCCGTGATATTGATCGTAAAAAAATTAGTATGGCATCAATTCCATTAACTGATAAAGATAAAAAATAG
- a CDS encoding NADH-quinone oxidoreductase subunit A — MQSDQYSYIPILMQLILAVGFVVGTIIISGKLGPKRSSEVKDKNFECGIESVGNARIPFSVKYFLVAILFVLFDVEVIFLYPWAVNFKDLGVEGMLKMLVFMSLLLVGFFYIIKKKALEWE; from the coding sequence TTAATGCAGTTGATTCTGGCTGTTGGTTTTGTGGTAGGAACAATCATTATTTCTGGAAAATTAGGCCCAAAAAGAAGCTCTGAAGTTAAAGATAAAAACTTTGAGTGCGGTATCGAATCTGTTGGTAATGCCCGTATTCCTTTTTCTGTAAAATACTTCTTAGTAGCCATTTTATTTGTATTGTTTGATGTAGAGGTTATTTTCCTTTACCCTTGGGCAGTAAACTTTAAAGATCTTGGTGTTGAAGGAATGCTGAAAATGCTTGTTTTCATGTCATTGCTTTTAGTGGGTTTCTTCTACATCATCAAAAAGAAAGCATTAGAATGGGAATAA
- a CDS encoding NADH-quinone oxidoreductase subunit C: MALENTQIQNKLVETFNNDVFNFREERDIFTLEASADKITALILFLKNDSELQFHFLTDVCGIHYPDNESERQFAVVYHLHNWFTNKRIRIKVYLNGEKPEIKSISNIFLSSNWMERETYDFFGIDFIGHPQLKRILNMDEMVSFPMRKEFPMEDSGRTDKDDRFFGRTVSNC, encoded by the coding sequence ATGGCTTTAGAAAATACCCAGATTCAAAATAAACTTGTAGAAACATTTAATAACGATGTTTTTAACTTTCGTGAGGAAAGAGACATTTTTACATTAGAAGCTTCAGCTGATAAAATTACAGCCTTGATTCTATTCTTAAAAAATGATTCTGAACTGCAATTTCACTTTTTAACAGATGTATGCGGCATTCACTATCCTGACAACGAATCAGAGCGTCAGTTTGCAGTTGTATATCATTTACACAACTGGTTTACAAACAAACGTATTAGAATCAAAGTTTATCTAAATGGTGAAAAACCTGAGATCAAATCTATTTCAAATATCTTCTTAAGTTCAAACTGGATGGAAAGAGAAACATACGATTTCTTCGGAATCGATTTTATCGGCCACCCACAGTTAAAACGTATTTTGAACATGGATGAAATGGTGTCTTTCCCAATGAGAAAAGAATTCCCAATGGAAGACAGCGGAAGAACTGATAAAGACGACAGATTCTTCGGAAGAACAGTATCAAATTGCTAA
- a CDS encoding NADH-quinone oxidoreductase subunit J family protein, translated as MIHIPDLANATPVGVIFCILAFITVITAFLTIFSRNPIHSAIYLVICFFSIAGHYLLLNSQFLAIVHIIVYSGAIMILFLFTIMLMNLNEQKDVHRPRITRLGAIVSFCLIVMILIAIFINSKPIVGDYDSTGEDFQSIEVLGKILLNEYMVPFEFASILLLVAMIGTVLLSKKEKSNK; from the coding sequence ATGATACACATTCCAGATCTTGCAAACGCAACTCCTGTAGGAGTGATATTTTGTATCTTAGCGTTTATTACAGTAATCACTGCTTTCCTAACTATATTCAGCAGAAACCCAATTCACTCAGCTATTTACTTAGTGATTTGTTTCTTCTCTATTGCCGGTCATTATTTGCTGTTAAACTCTCAATTTTTAGCAATTGTACATATAATAGTGTATTCCGGAGCCATCATGATTTTGTTCCTGTTTACTATCATGTTAATGAACCTGAATGAACAAAAAGATGTTCACAGACCTAGAATTACACGCTTAGGAGCTATTGTTTCTTTCTGCTTAATTGTAATGATTTTAATCGCAATCTTCATCAACTCTAAACCAATTGTGGGTGATTACGATTCAACAGGAGAAGATTTCCAGTCTATTGAAGTATTGGGTAAAATATTATTGAATGAATATATGGTGCCGTTTGAATTTGCTTCGATCTTACTTTTAGTAGCAATGATTGGAACTGTATTATTGTCTAAAAAAGAAAAATCAAATAAGTAA
- a CDS encoding NuoI/complex I 23 kDa subunit family protein — protein MSIETISLSGRKKVVSNKDMTFIERLYLVAIVKGLFITVKHLFRKKVTIHYPEQVREMSPVYRGQHMLKRDEQGRENCTACGLCALSCPAEAITMKAAERKADEKHLYREEKYAEIYEINMLRCIFCGLCEEACPKDAIYLTKSKVLVPANYDREDFIFGKDKLVMPLEMAIKNTQLNNAN, from the coding sequence ATGTCAATAGAAACTATATCATTATCGGGAAGAAAAAAGGTGGTGTCAAATAAGGACATGACTTTTATTGAACGATTGTATCTTGTGGCGATTGTAAAAGGTCTGTTTATTACAGTTAAGCACCTTTTTAGAAAAAAAGTTACGATTCATTACCCTGAACAGGTTCGTGAAATGAGTCCTGTTTATCGAGGCCAGCACATGCTGAAACGTGATGAGCAGGGTCGCGAAAACTGTACAGCCTGCGGATTATGCGCTTTATCATGTCCTGCAGAAGCCATTACAATGAAAGCTGCAGAGAGAAAAGCAGATGAAAAACACTTATACAGAGAAGAAAAGTATGCTGAAATCTATGAGATCAATATGCTTCGTTGTATTTTCTGCGGATTGTGTGAAGAAGCCTGTCCTAAAGATGCAATCTATTTGACAAAATCTAAAGTACTGGTTCCTGCAAATTATGACAGAGAAGATTTCATTTTTGGAAAAGACAAATTAGTGATGCCTTTAGAAATGGCAATTAAAAATACACAACTTAATAACGCTAACTAA
- the nuoF gene encoding NADH-quinone oxidoreductase subunit NuoF: protein MSQKILLDKINIPGIKTYEVYRQNGGYASVEKALKTLTPDEVTEEVKKSGLRGRGGAGFPAGMKWSFIDKKSGRPRHLVCNADESEPGTFKDRYLMEFIPHLLIEGMITSSYALGANLSYIYIRGEYMWVFKILERAIAEARAAGWLGKNILGSGYDLDLHVHCGAGAYICGEETALIESLEGKRGNPRIKPPFPAVSGLWANPTVVNNVETIATVPWIINNSGDDYAKIGIGRSTGTKLISASGHIKNPGVYEIELGLSVDEFMNSDEYLGGMSSSRPLKAFVPGGSSVPILPAELIFKTANGEDRLMTYESLSDGGFATGSMLGSGGFIVYNDTACIVRNTWNFARFYHHESCGQCTPCREGTGWLEKVLHRIENGHGREEDIELLWSIQSKIEGNTICPLGDAASWPVAAAIRHFRDEFEYHVRFPEKIKNREHFVAEPFSQVKHLVGKQTV from the coding sequence ATGTCACAAAAAATATTATTAGATAAAATCAATATCCCGGGAATAAAAACCTACGAAGTATATCGTCAAAACGGCGGTTATGCATCTGTAGAAAAAGCTTTAAAAACACTTACTCCTGACGAAGTTACGGAAGAAGTAAAAAAATCAGGTCTTCGCGGACGTGGTGGTGCCGGTTTCCCTGCCGGAATGAAATGGAGCTTTATTGATAAAAAATCAGGAAGACCAAGACACTTAGTTTGTAACGCCGACGAATCTGAGCCGGGAACATTCAAAGACCGCTATTTGATGGAATTTATCCCTCACTTACTAATCGAAGGAATGATCACTTCAAGCTACGCTTTGGGAGCTAACCTATCGTACATCTACATCCGTGGAGAATACATGTGGGTTTTCAAAATTTTAGAAAGAGCAATCGCCGAAGCAAGAGCTGCAGGCTGGTTAGGAAAAAATATATTAGGTTCTGGTTACGATCTTGACCTTCATGTTCACTGTGGGGCTGGAGCTTATATCTGTGGAGAAGAAACTGCACTTATAGAATCTCTGGAAGGAAAAAGAGGAAATCCTCGTATTAAACCGCCATTCCCTGCTGTTTCAGGACTTTGGGCAAACCCAACAGTAGTAAACAACGTTGAAACTATTGCGACAGTGCCTTGGATTATCAACAATTCTGGTGATGATTATGCTAAAATTGGTATTGGCCGTTCTACAGGAACTAAATTAATCTCTGCTTCAGGACACATCAAAAATCCTGGTGTTTACGAAATTGAATTAGGGTTAAGCGTAGACGAATTCATGAATTCTGATGAATATTTAGGAGGAATGTCTTCAAGCCGACCTTTAAAAGCATTTGTACCGGGAGGTTCTTCTGTGCCGATTTTACCTGCTGAATTGATTTTCAAAACAGCAAACGGCGAAGATAGGTTAATGACTTACGAATCTTTAAGCGATGGAGGTTTTGCAACCGGATCAATGTTAGGTTCAGGAGGATTTATCGTTTACAACGACACAGCTTGTATCGTGAGAAACACATGGAATTTTGCCCGTTTCTACCACCATGAATCATGCGGACAATGTACACCTTGCCGTGAAGGAACAGGATGGTTAGAAAAAGTATTACACCGAATTGAAAACGGTCACGGTCGTGAAGAAGATATTGAATTATTGTGGAGCATTCAAAGTAAAATTGAAGGAAACACAATCTGCCCTCTTGGTGATGCTGCTTCCTGGCCGGTAGCTGCTGCGATCCGTCACTTTAGAGATGAATTTGAATATCACGTTCGTTTCCCTGAAAAAATTAAAAACAGAGAACACTTTGTTGCCGAACCTTTTTCTCAGGTTAAGCATTTAGTAGGTAAACAAACAGTTTAA
- the nuoK gene encoding NADH-quinone oxidoreductase subunit NuoK — protein MGNILNQIGIENYIFLSVVLFCIGVFGVLYRRNSIIVFMSIEIMLNAVNLLFVAFSTYHQDAQGQVFVFFSMAVAAAEVAVGLAILVAIFRNIGSISIDNLKNLKG, from the coding sequence ATGGGTAATATATTAAATCAGATAGGTATTGAAAATTACATCTTTTTAAGTGTTGTACTTTTTTGTATTGGTGTTTTTGGTGTGTTATACAGACGAAATTCTATCATCGTTTTTATGTCAATCGAGATCATGCTTAATGCGGTAAACCTTTTGTTTGTGGCTTTTTCTACTTATCATCAGGATGCACAGGGACAAGTATTTGTATTCTTCTCCATGGCCGTTGCCGCTGCCGAAGTTGCAGTTGGATTGGCAATTCTGGTAGCTATATTTAGAAACATCGGCTCAATTAGTATCGATAACTTAAAAAATTTAAAAGGATAA
- the nuoL gene encoding NADH-quinone oxidoreductase subunit L: MDINLALLLVLTPFLGFLINVFFGKSLGKTVSGAIGTIAVAISFIVTLVLFNQITSTGKAIEVTLFDWIQISNIKINLGFLLDQLSVLWLLFVTGIGSLIHLYSISYMHDDENMHKFFAYLNLFVFFMITLVIGSSLLVLFIGWEGVGLCSYLLIGFWHKNQDYNDAAKKAFIMNRIGDLGLLIGMFIIGSMFSTLDYATLKTAIAGATNLDVSLLSLAALCLFIGACGKSAQIPLYTWLPDAMAGPTPVSALIHAATMVTAGIFMLTRLNFVFDLTHDVQTVIAVIGAITSLVAATIGLVQTDIKKVLAYSTVSQLGLMFLALGFGAYEVAVFHVITHAFFKACLFLGSGSVIHGLHGEQDMRNMGGLRKAMPITFWTMMISSLAISGVPFFSGFFSKDEILLTAFHHSIPLYVVGSIASIMTAFYMFRLMFLTFFKEFRGTEEQKHHLHESGSLITIPLIILAILATFGGLISLPGNSWLNEYLAPLFTKAAGEEHHLGATEYTLMGVAVLGGLLGILIAYIKYFKQDNVPESDENITGLSKLLYNKYYVDEIYDAIFVRTINGLSKFFRDKIETGLSVLIFGLGKVTNELAFQGRKLQTGSIGLYLFVFVLGLCAIVSYIFLAQ, translated from the coding sequence ATGGATATTAATTTAGCTTTACTTTTAGTATTAACTCCTTTTTTAGGATTTTTAATCAATGTTTTCTTTGGAAAAAGCTTAGGTAAAACGGTTTCCGGTGCAATCGGAACTATTGCTGTGGCAATTTCTTTCATTGTTACTCTTGTACTTTTTAATCAAATTACTTCAACCGGAAAAGCAATTGAAGTTACTTTATTTGATTGGATTCAAATTAGTAACATCAAAATCAATCTTGGATTTTTATTAGATCAATTATCAGTTCTTTGGTTATTGTTTGTAACCGGAATTGGATCTTTGATTCACCTATACTCTATCAGTTACATGCATGATGATGAGAATATGCATAAATTCTTTGCCTATTTAAATCTGTTTGTATTCTTTATGATTACACTTGTAATTGGAAGCAGCTTATTAGTTCTTTTCATCGGATGGGAAGGTGTTGGACTTTGTTCTTATTTACTTATCGGATTCTGGCATAAAAACCAGGATTATAATGATGCTGCAAAAAAGGCTTTCATTATGAACAGAATTGGAGATTTAGGTCTTTTAATTGGTATGTTCATAATTGGTTCAATGTTTTCTACTTTAGACTACGCAACATTAAAAACAGCTATTGCCGGAGCAACAAACTTAGATGTATCATTACTTTCTTTAGCTGCTTTATGCTTATTTATTGGAGCTTGTGGTAAATCTGCACAAATTCCGTTATACACTTGGCTGCCTGATGCGATGGCAGGACCAACTCCTGTTTCTGCTTTGATTCACGCAGCTACGATGGTTACTGCTGGTATTTTCATGTTAACGAGATTAAACTTTGTTTTTGACTTAACTCATGATGTACAAACTGTAATTGCAGTTATTGGAGCCATCACTTCATTAGTTGCGGCTACAATTGGTTTAGTTCAGACAGATATTAAAAAAGTATTGGCTTATTCTACAGTTTCACAATTAGGATTAATGTTTTTAGCGTTAGGATTTGGAGCTTACGAAGTAGCAGTTTTTCACGTAATCACTCACGCCTTCTTTAAAGCTTGTTTATTCTTAGGCTCAGGTTCTGTAATTCACGGATTACATGGTGAACAGGATATGCGTAATATGGGAGGCCTTCGCAAAGCAATGCCAATTACTTTCTGGACAATGATGATTTCTTCATTAGCAATCTCAGGAGTTCCATTTTTCTCAGGGTTTTTCTCTAAAGACGAAATCTTATTAACTGCTTTCCACCACAGTATTCCATTATACGTTGTTGGATCGATTGCTTCAATTATGACAGCTTTCTATATGTTCCGTTTGATGTTCTTAACTTTCTTTAAAGAATTTAGAGGAACTGAAGAGCAAAAACATCATTTGCATGAAAGTGGTTCATTAATTACTATTCCACTTATCATCTTAGCTATATTAGCAACTTTTGGAGGATTGATCAGTTTACCTGGAAACAGCTGGTTAAATGAATATCTTGCTCCTCTTTTCACAAAAGCTGCAGGCGAAGAACATCATTTAGGAGCAACAGAATATACTCTTATGGGAGTTGCTGTATTAGGTGGATTGTTAGGCATTTTGATTGCTTATATTAAATACTTTAAACAAGACAATGTTCCTGAATCTGATGAAAACATTACTGGTTTAAGTAAACTTTTATATAACAAATATTATGTAGATGAAATTTACGATGCCATATTTGTTCGTACCATAAATGGATTATCAAAATTCTTTAGAGACAAAATTGAAACCGGCTTATCAGTACTTATTTTCGGATTAGGAAAAGTAACCAATGAACTGGCTTTTCAGGGTAGAAAACTACAGACCGGAAGTATTGGATTATATCTGTTTGTTTTCGTGTTGGGTCTTTGTGCCATTGTATCTTATATATTTTTAGCTCAATAA
- a CDS encoding complex I 24 kDa subunit family protein → MERKHYKQEINMTEALMNRINELISHYPEGKQKSALLPVLHEVQDAHNNWLSIELQDKVAEILQIKPIEVYEVVTFYTMFNQKPIGKYMFEFCQTSCCCLNGAENLMDYTSEKLGIKMGETTPDGMFTIAGVECLGACGYAPMMQLGDFYKEKLTEEKIDQIIADCRDDKIILHDK, encoded by the coding sequence ATGGAACGTAAACATTACAAACAAGAAATAAATATGACCGAGGCATTGATGAACCGCATCAATGAATTGATCAGTCATTATCCGGAAGGCAAACAAAAATCGGCATTACTGCCTGTTCTGCATGAAGTACAGGATGCACATAACAACTGGCTGAGCATTGAACTGCAGGACAAAGTTGCCGAAATCCTTCAGATCAAACCTATTGAGGTTTATGAAGTGGTAACTTTTTATACCATGTTCAACCAAAAGCCAATTGGTAAGTACATGTTTGAATTCTGCCAGACGTCTTGTTGTTGTTTAAACGGTGCCGAAAATTTAATGGATTATACTTCTGAAAAATTAGGCATTAAAATGGGCGAAACTACTCCTGACGGAATGTTTACCATTGCCGGTGTAGAATGTTTAGGTGCCTGTGGATATGCTCCAATGATGCAGTTAGGCGATTTTTACAAAGAAAAACTGACAGAAGAGAAAATCGATCAGATCATTGCTGATTGTAGAGATGATAAAATAATATTACACGATAAATAA